In Ferroacidibacillus organovorans, the genomic stretch CTTCTCGTCGATTTTTGGGGTGTACCAGAAATGTCAATAGTTTTATTGTGATTTCATAAACTTTACACAAAAATAGAGATCCAAATTTATACAGCAACTGCATAACTCATGATACATCGCTGGTAACGGCCAATGAAAGATGGATATACAGTTACGGTTTTACCGCAGGCTTCACACCTGAACCGGAACAAACGAATGCGGTCTCTGTGCTTCCCGTAACACACATCCCGCTCGAACTGATCGTGCTTACTTAAGGGATGCTGCCTCCCACAACGGGTACACGTTTGTGGACGAATTATGGATAGATCTGGATGCTCACAAAACTCCAAATAAGAATGGACATTTGATAACGGATCCATGTATGATGTAGGCATATTCAGGCGTGCGTAAGCACGACCTTGTGGAGAGAAGAGAGACCAGGCCGCCAAAACCTAAAGGTCTCTCTTTTTATATATGCCTATGTAAACCCACGACCTTGTGGAGAGAAGAGAGACCAGGCCGCCAAAACCTAAAGGTCTCTCTTTTTATATATGCCTATGTAAACCTCCCGCACATGATTGTCGTCTAAACAATCATCTGCATACGACAATCATTGACAAAATCCTTCGTCAATGCGGATAACAAAAAACCGCTCATTCACCGTCAAACAGCGCGAGCGGCTACACCCTATAACAAAAAATGGTTCTCTTTGAGTTGAATTGGCTGGATCTGATCTCATTTTTCTCAGGATACAGATTCACAGAGATGAACCATCTGCGCGAGTAGTGGAATTTACAACATATATTTTAAAAAAATGTCATTACTATTTTTTTGACATATGGTTATATTTCGGTTACTTTATTGTCACTGTTAGAAAGAATATTTTGAAGGTGGTCTGTATGGCGATTGATAGTAATCATTTAATTGTTAACGATCGAGTTTTTGGAGTAAATAAAGAATCCGAGATATTACAAGATGAGATAGATAAAGAAAAGCGTCATGAACGAGAAAGTGAGCTTTTACTTGGTAAACTTGTATCAGGAAACATGACTAATCTTACAACTCGTGTTGCATTTATTTTAAATCAATACCCAGATACACGTAACTCAGATATCACACTGCAAATAAAATACTGGGAAAAATTCCAGAACAAATTGTACAATAGCGGAAAATTTAATGTCGAGGATCTTTATGCATTGGAAAGATTGACATCCATCACTAGAGCAAGAGCTAAAATTCAAAATGAATACAAACTGTTTCGACCGAATGATATTATTCGTCGATTTCGAAGAGACAGAGAAGAGTGTGAACGTGAAGTACAACTTTATACCCGCCCCGAAATACCAACTGTTAGTATATATTGTGATGAAAGTGGTAAAACGAGTAAATACATAATGGTTGGAAGCGTTTGGATTCATGATTTTGAACGTGAGGCTGAATTACGGAAGCATTTCATTACATGGAAAGAAAATAGAGGTCTTAAAAGTAGTGATGAATTTCATTTTACGCAAATGAGTAGACACCAATTACCTCTATATAAGGATTTTGTAGAAGAAGTTATTAAAATATCTGATATGATGAGTTTTGTGCTGGTAGTAGCTGAAAGATCTCAAGGAAATAAAATTGATGACTTAGTTATGGAACTACATTACCAACTAGTACTCCAAGGCATCGATCATGAAGTAGCTGCACGACGTATTAATTTTCCTAGGCAGATTAATCTCTTTAAAGATAAAGAAGACGGTACGGATAAATTAATGGTTGAAAAACTTAGACAACTCATGGTTGGAGGATTTAACAACTACTTTCAGAATAAATTGCAACTCGCTTTATTGGATTCTCTTAATTCAAAATTTAGTGTTTTTATTCAAATTGCGGATCTGTTTACTGGATGTATATCTAGGTTAATGAATCAACCAGAAGGCAATAACCATAAAGATGAGCTGGCGGAACATTTCACTAAACTCCTTAAAATTAGGATTAGTGGGTCCAATGTAAGCGCCGAAAATGATTTGGTTACAATCCATTGCTTTTAGAAATGTGCTTTTCAGAATGTCATAATATGTTTATGGCGGTGCTTGTGATTATAGAATAATATGAGTATCGTTGATGGTTAGAAAGAGTATACAACTTTATTTCTAAAGTTCTGTGTTGGTTTTTGTGGGTAGTATACATCTTTATTATCCGAAGTAAAATTAAATGACCGGAATAATCTCTGTAATAAAGGCTATTATAGTATACAACTTTATTTTCCGTGATCAACTGCCTATGGTTAGGCAGTTCCTGCTTGTCTTTTTTGGTATCATTTATAGATAAAGTGATCATTACCATAGTAGCAATCTCCGTAAGTGGCAATCTTCGTGTGAAGTACTAACGAATCTGCATGTAAGGAACGGATACATTGATGAACCAGTCAAGCTTTACAGGGCACCAAGGTAAACACTGTATAACGAAAGTTCCAGAAATCACGGTCTATTTCTGGATTCTGAAACTCCTGACAACCGCCATGGGCGAGTCAACGTCTGACTATCTCGTCTATCACATTAATCCTTATGTTGCGGTCATTCTTGGTTTTATTGGCTTTGTGGCCACACTCATTTTGCAGTTTGCGGTGCGCCAATACATGGCGTGGATCTACTGGCTTTTGGTCGTCATGATTGCAATTTTTGGCACAATGGTTGCCGATGTCACACACATTGTTCTCGGTGTGCCGTATTATGCCTCGACCATCGCTTTTGCGATTCTACTGACTGTGGTGTTTATAGCGTGGTATAAAGTAGAGGGCACATTATCCATCCACAGTATCCATACTCGCCGACGTGAGCTATTTTACTGGTCGGCGGTGTTGGCTGCGTTTGCCATGGGGACAGCGACAGGAGATATGACAGCAACAACCTTTCATTTAGGATACTTGACTTCTGGTGTTTTATTTATCGTTTTATTCGCACTTCCTGGACTGGGTTACGCATGGTTTCGTCTTCATCCTATCTTTGCGTTCTGGTTTGCGTATGTGATGACAAGGCCGCTTGGGGCATCCTTTGCAGATTGGCTTGGAAAACCAAAAAGCATCACGGGATTAGGTTATGGAGATGGTATTGTGGCGGCGACCTTGACAGTACTCATTGTTATTTTTGTAGGGTATTTGACGGTGAGCAAAAAGGACATTCAACGGGAGCCGGCAAGAAGCGGATATGGGAATGAGTTCGTGCATTTATGATGGCTGGCCGCAAGCACTGAAATATCAAAAGTGTTAAAAACAGGGTGATGGGCGTGCTACTATTGGATAGGGGACAAATGAAAGGTTGATGAACATGTTACGTGTGAGCTTTGTCAGCATTCCCGTCTCGGATCAGGATCGCGCCTTAAAATTTTACACTGAGAAGCTGGGTTTTGACGTTGTGACAGACCAACCCTTTGGCAATGGAACGCGGTGGATTCAGCTTCGGCCTCCTGGGGCACAAACGGATGTGGTATTGTTCACACCTCCTGGTCAGGAGGGGCGCATCGGCGGATTTCAAAACATGGCATTTACGTGTGAAGATGTCGTTGGCACTTGTCGATTGCTGAAAGAATGCGGTGTGGAATTTGTGAAGGATGCGGAGCGCGCCAATTGGGGAGGAATGGAAGCCATCTTTAAAGACCCTGATGGGAACACGTTTGTTCTTGCAAATCCGAATGAGTGAAGGCAGGGATGAGCACCTGTGAATGGCTGGGGAAAAGAGGACACTGTATGGGATTTAAATGAACAACATATCATGGCTCTTTACCATCAATTGTTGGATGCATGGAACCACAAAAACGCTCGCGGCATGGCCGATCTGTTCGCCGAAGATGGTGAACAGATCGGCTTCGATGGAAGTCTAGTGATTGGGCAAGCGGAGATCTATTCGCATGTAGCGCCGATCTTCGAACATCATGAGACCCCCCGATTTGTGAGCAAAGTCAAACGCATCCGTTTTCTGTCTTCAGACATCGCGATCCTTCGGGCTATTGCAGGGATGGTTCCGCCAGGGCAGTCAGACATTAACCCTCAGGTCAATACCTAACACACATTGGTTGCGGTGCGGATGGAAGATAAGTGGCGAATCGCACTGTTTCAGAACACACCTGCACAGTTTCACGGTAGATCCGAGTTGGTTGATCAAATGACTGCTGAGTTGCGAATGCTGCTCTCGTGAGCGCGTTTTTTGGATTCTATCGATTAGGCGTACCAGTATGTTCGATACCGTTTTGAGTTGTAAAGGAGTATTACTGGCTGTGAGCGGTGACAATGTAACGCGATACCACGACGTGCTTGCGAAAACTAATTTGGTTAGTTATATTATAAATGTGATTATCATAATGACTATTTAAGTTATCGAGAGGAATGAACATGATGCGCATCATTCACGATGAATTTTTATATCAACTGACGTTTCTTCCAGGGATATTTCCGGTCAATTGTTATTTTGTGAGGGAGGATGATGGATTAACGTTACTTGATACTGCACTGCCTTATAGTGCAGAGGGCATTGTCACTGCAGCGAAAACGCTAAATATCCCCATCGTAAGAATCGTTCTTACGCATGCCCACGGTGATCATATCGGAGCGCTTGACACGTTGAAAAAGGAATTGCCGAATGCATCTGTCTCGATCTCGTTTCGAGACGCACGCCTGTTGAGAGGTGATCGGACGCTTGATGCAGATGAACCCAATTCGCCAATTCGAGGGGGATTGCCTAAACCGAACACCATTCAAACGACCCCAGACCATTTGCTAAAGGATGGGGATCGCATCGGTTCATTGCTCGCCATTTCGACACCTGGGCACACACCGGGTTCGATGTCATTCATCGATACCCGCAACCGATATCTCATTGCAGGGGATGCATTTCAGACGAGGGGTGGATTTGCAGTGGCAGGACAATTCAGGCTGTTGTTTCCTTTCCCTGCTATGGCAACGTGGAACAAGGAGGAAGCCATGCGCAGCGCCCGTAGAATTCGCGAATTTCGTCCTGCGCTGCTGGCTGTTGGACACGGGATAATGGTGAAAAACCCAATAGAATTCATTGATCGAGCGATCGAACGCTAGGAGGGTGAGGATCATTGGCGCAGGGAGTAAGTGTAAATTTGCAGACCATTTTACAGGCTGCGACAGAGATTGTCGATTCACAAGGGTTAAACTCTCTCAGTCTCACTTCGGTTGCTCAGATGCTCAGTATTCGCCCTCCTTCCTTATACAATCATATCCATGGCCTGTCCGGGCTGCGAACAGAGATTGCTATCCATGGATGCGATCTCCTGAACTCTGTGATCATGCGGGCGGCGCTTGGAAAATCCGGAGATCGTGCCGTTTACGCCATGGCGGAAGCCTTTTTAAACTTTGCCCGGATTCATCCAGGATTATATGATGCAGTCCAGGAGATTCATGAATATCAAGATCCGAGGTTACAGCAAGCTGCAGAGAGGATCGTTGATACGGTCGTTCAGGTGATGAGGCACTACGGACTTGACGAAGAGAACTCCATTCACGCTGTACGTGGTTTTCGTAGTTTGGTGCACGGGTTTGCCTCGCTGGAGCGTAGTGGGGGATTCAAAATGCCCGTTGATGTGGATCGCAGTTTCCACTTTCTTTTAGACGCATTTTTGACTGGACTTCATACCATATACAGCGTTTGACAAATGGATAGGGCGCCTTTTACATACTGTAAAATACACATGGACGACCGCTACATCGATCGCCCATGTGTATTTCCAGGTTGTGTAAATATAGAAAGAATCACATACCGCTCATGTTGGCCATGCTCGAATTTGTGTAAACGTCCGTTTTTGCCACGTTTGATACAAGCGTCATACCGTGAAATGCTGTGCCGATATTCATATTGGTAGGATTCGCGGCAACAGAACTGGGTGCCATTCCTGATACGACATAGGCGCGAATGCAAGGCATCGCCACATTTGAGAACAGCGGTTTGACAACGTACCAATCTGCGTTGACCACTTCACTGCCGGCAAGGTTCCACTGCACACCTATGATTTGAAAGAGGCCCGCGAGGTTTTTCGAAGCGCCACC encodes the following:
- a CDS encoding DUF3800 domain-containing protein; its protein translation is MAIDSNHLIVNDRVFGVNKESEILQDEIDKEKRHERESELLLGKLVSGNMTNLTTRVAFILNQYPDTRNSDITLQIKYWEKFQNKLYNSGKFNVEDLYALERLTSITRARAKIQNEYKLFRPNDIIRRFRRDREECEREVQLYTRPEIPTVSIYCDESGKTSKYIMVGSVWIHDFEREAELRKHFITWKENRGLKSSDEFHFTQMSRHQLPLYKDFVEEVIKISDMMSFVLVVAERSQGNKIDDLVMELHYQLVLQGIDHEVAARRINFPRQINLFKDKEDGTDKLMVEKLRQLMVGGFNNYFQNKLQLALLDSLNSKFSVFIQIADLFTGCISRLMNQPEGNNHKDELAEHFTKLLKIRISGSNVSAENDLVTIHCF
- a CDS encoding VOC family protein — its product is MLRVSFVSIPVSDQDRALKFYTEKLGFDVVTDQPFGNGTRWIQLRPPGAQTDVVLFTPPGQEGRIGGFQNMAFTCEDVVGTCRLLKECGVEFVKDAERANWGGMEAIFKDPDGNTFVLANPNE
- a CDS encoding MBL fold metallo-hydrolase, with translation MRIIHDEFLYQLTFLPGIFPVNCYFVREDDGLTLLDTALPYSAEGIVTAAKTLNIPIVRIVLTHAHGDHIGALDTLKKELPNASVSISFRDARLLRGDRTLDADEPNSPIRGGLPKPNTIQTTPDHLLKDGDRIGSLLAISTPGHTPGSMSFIDTRNRYLIAGDAFQTRGGFAVAGQFRLLFPFPAMATWNKEEAMRSARRIREFRPALLAVGHGIMVKNPIEFIDRAIER
- a CDS encoding TetR/AcrR family transcriptional regulator; the encoded protein is MAQGVSVNLQTILQAATEIVDSQGLNSLSLTSVAQMLSIRPPSLYNHIHGLSGLRTEIAIHGCDLLNSVIMRAALGKSGDRAVYAMAEAFLNFARIHPGLYDAVQEIHEYQDPRLQQAAERIVDTVVQVMRHYGLDEENSIHAVRGFRSLVHGFASLERSGGFKMPVDVDRSFHFLLDAFLTGLHTIYSV